One region of Candidatus Poribacteria bacterium genomic DNA includes:
- a CDS encoding GNAT family N-acetyltransferase, whose protein sequence is MSDLGVQIITLSSDDGGAIKQVAVLLIEGFKAHAPNAWSNMAAALEEVRESFGADRISRIALDQSGEVVGWIGGLSHYDGNVWEIHPLVVQPSRQGGGIGRQLVRDFEAIVRERGGLTIWVGTDDETSMTTLAGVDLYPNVLGHLARINEFYQKLGFVIAGAMPDANGRGKPDIFLAKRVAPDC, encoded by the coding sequence ATGAGTGATCTCGGAGTGCAAATCATTACGCTCTCATCCGACGATGGAGGGGCTATCAAGCAGGTCGCAGTGCTGCTGATTGAGGGGTTCAAAGCACACGCACCAAACGCTTGGTCCAACATGGCAGCCGCTTTGGAGGAGGTGCGAGAATCCTTTGGAGCAGATCGGATAAGCCGTATCGCCCTTGACCAGAGCGGCGAGGTCGTAGGCTGGATTGGTGGCTTGAGTCACTATGATGGGAACGTCTGGGAAATCCATCCATTGGTCGTTCAACCGAGCCGACAAGGGGGTGGGATTGGACGGCAGCTTGTGCGCGATTTTGAAGCCATCGTCCGCGAACGAGGCGGTTTGACAATTTGGGTTGGGACTGACGATGAGACCAGTATGACAACCCTTGCGGGGGTTGACCTTTACCCGAATGTCCTTGGACACTTGGCGCGAATCAACGAGTTTTATCAGAAACTCGGTTTTGTCATTGCAGGTGCAATGCCCGATGCCAACGGACGTGGAAAGCCGGACATCTTTCTCGCAAAGCGAGTTGCCCCTGATTGCTAG
- a CDS encoding Gfo/Idh/MocA family oxidoreductase, with protein MAKKFRVGIIASGRIARSHGQGWTECNRTEIVAIADSHPEALASYAEDFNVKSQYLDYREMMEKEDLDIVSVCSWNPQHAEMTIAAAVHRPQAILCEKPMACSLGEAEAMMIACERNDVKFAIGHQRRFYSSWQEARRLLADGAIGEPRRLWSSVRAGMLNTGTHCIDFQLFVLGNPQVEWVMGSVERKTDHYLFGHRVEDRCCGLIGYPNDVEGVIENEVPISGGLYQVGATIYGSDGMMDVNDNSLKYMTPDKAGWQVFEPTETNRTGYGSAFTSQAYAICDWIDGKIEDYPGQAKYGKAALELMMAVYESARMHERVRLPLETRANPLDVAVETGAIPVERPGQWDERSFLVRGESMSWIK; from the coding sequence TTGGCTAAAAAATTTAGAGTTGGTATTATTGCAAGTGGCCGTATTGCACGTTCACACGGTCAAGGTTGGACTGAATGTAATCGCACTGAAATCGTTGCAATCGCCGATTCTCATCCCGAAGCACTAGCAAGTTATGCAGAGGATTTTAACGTCAAAAGTCAGTATCTTGACTACCGGGAGATGATGGAGAAGGAGGATCTGGACATCGTCAGTGTCTGCTCATGGAACCCACAACACGCTGAAATGACGATTGCAGCAGCGGTTCACAGACCCCAAGCGATACTCTGCGAGAAACCGATGGCTTGCTCGTTAGGGGAAGCCGAAGCGATGATGATTGCCTGTGAACGCAATGATGTTAAATTTGCGATCGGCCATCAACGTCGTTTCTATTCTTCGTGGCAGGAAGCGAGGCGGCTCCTTGCGGACGGCGCCATCGGCGAACCGCGCCGGCTCTGGTCCTCGGTGCGAGCAGGGATGTTGAACACAGGGACCCACTGTATCGATTTCCAACTCTTTGTGCTAGGAAACCCACAGGTGGAGTGGGTCATGGGTTCTGTGGAACGCAAAACCGACCACTATCTATTCGGGCATCGGGTCGAAGACCGCTGCTGTGGGCTGATTGGGTATCCCAACGATGTGGAAGGTGTCATTGAGAATGAGGTCCCCATCAGTGGTGGACTCTATCAAGTCGGCGCTACGATATATGGCAGCGATGGCATGATGGATGTCAACGATAACAGCTTGAAATATATGACTCCTGATAAGGCAGGTTGGCAGGTGTTTGAGCCGACCGAAACAAATCGGACTGGTTACGGCAGTGCCTTCACAAGTCAGGCGTATGCGATCTGCGACTGGATCGACGGCAAGATTGAGGATTATCCCGGACAAGCAAAGTATGGAAAGGCTGCGCTGGAGCTTATGATGGCGGTCTACGAATCAGCGCGTATGCACGAGCGGGTTCGCTTGCCGCTAGAGACGCGCGCCAATCCGCTGGATGTGGCGGTGGAAACTGGTGCTATTCCGGTTGAACGCCCCGGTCAATGGGATGAACGCTCTTTCTTGGTGCGCGGCGAATCAATGAGCTGGATCAAATAG
- a CDS encoding Ldh family oxidoreductase, protein MVIKTTAQLDKLIREVLLAVGTDERNANRVAEALVLSTLRGVDTHGILHLPSYVEKIRDGEIVPTAWPQIRQEDATSALIAGNWTFGHVTAKYAMEVAIKKAESHNVAVVSAVQINHIGRLGEYAELAAANGMLSIIWAGGFGAEKPVAVPFGGRQPVLSTNPIGIGFPVGDGPPMIIDYATTVVAGSKVLTARDRNAQLPLGSIVDKDGNPSTDPMDYLEGGSLLPFGEHKGYALMLAVEFFGRILSGADAFSNEKKRGGTIFRHSGVTMIVMKADLFQSLTDYSTRIKDLGDQIRSVPPAPGFDEVLLPGDLEARAEATRGRDGIPIADALWERLEALAESLGVDID, encoded by the coding sequence ATGGTTATAAAGACAACTGCTCAACTTGACAAACTCATCCGTGAGGTATTGCTGGCTGTGGGAACCGATGAGCGTAACGCCAACCGTGTTGCGGAAGCGTTGGTTTTATCGACCTTGCGTGGCGTTGATACGCATGGCATCCTACATCTGCCGAGCTATGTCGAGAAGATTCGAGACGGTGAAATTGTACCCACTGCTTGGCCCCAAATCCGGCAAGAAGATGCCACGAGCGCGCTCATAGCGGGCAACTGGACCTTTGGGCATGTGACTGCAAAGTATGCGATGGAGGTCGCTATAAAGAAGGCTGAAAGCCACAACGTGGCGGTCGTAAGTGCCGTTCAGATAAACCATATCGGGCGTCTGGGCGAATACGCCGAACTCGCAGCCGCCAACGGAATGCTATCAATAATCTGGGCTGGCGGGTTCGGTGCAGAAAAGCCGGTCGCGGTCCCCTTCGGTGGGCGGCAACCGGTGCTGAGCACCAACCCAATCGGCATAGGTTTTCCCGTCGGTGATGGGCCGCCGATGATTATCGATTATGCCACAACAGTCGTTGCTGGGAGTAAAGTCCTCACAGCGAGAGACAGAAACGCACAACTGCCGCTAGGCAGCATTGTTGACAAAGATGGAAATCCTTCCACGGATCCGATGGATTATCTGGAGGGCGGTTCATTGCTCCCCTTTGGTGAGCACAAAGGCTACGCTTTGATGCTAGCGGTGGAGTTCTTTGGACGAATCTTGTCTGGGGCGGATGCCTTTTCTAACGAAAAGAAGCGGGGGGGCACCATCTTCCGTCACTCCGGCGTTACCATGATAGTCATGAAAGCGGATCTGTTTCAATCCTTAACGGATTACTCAACGCGAATCAAGGATCTAGGGGATCAGATCAGATCCGTGCCGCCGGCACCCGGTTTCGACGAGGTACTTCTCCCCGGCGATCTTGAGGCGCGAGCGGAAGCAACTCGCGGACGCGATGGCATTCCCATCGCTGATGCACTCTGGGAAAGACTGGAGGCGCTTGCCGAATCGCTGGGTGTAGATATAGACTAA
- a CDS encoding acetamidase/formamidase family protein → MHIITRDRIVYSFSRDHRPVQEVNSGDRIRFETYDARTGTILSETDLLDQSHPIGLNPATGPLFVRGAEPGDTLCVEIQDIQLASQGFIGIKAGTGNLGHLAEQYVTKIIRIEEDTAHFDDRIRFPVRPMVGVIGTAPAEEAVPTLYPGSHGGNMDHQDVKIGSRVYLPVFVEGALFGLGDVHAAMGDGEISMLGIEICAEVTVGIELIKGESIARPWIETVDAWITTGDAPKLVDAITIACEEMASLLQCKLDVSFEEAYLLMSATGDVRIGQVCNPNNFPATIRVVFPKINPTMPSALS, encoded by the coding sequence ATGCACATCATCACACGCGACCGCATTGTTTACAGTTTCAGCCGCGATCATCGTCCTGTGCAGGAGGTCAATTCAGGGGATAGGATCCGTTTCGAGACCTATGATGCACGTACCGGCACGATTCTGAGTGAGACCGATCTCCTCGACCAATCCCACCCAATCGGTCTAAATCCTGCAACAGGACCTCTCTTTGTGCGTGGCGCCGAACCGGGGGATACCCTGTGCGTTGAAATCCAAGATATCCAACTTGCTTCACAAGGCTTTATCGGTATCAAAGCCGGCACGGGGAACTTGGGGCATCTCGCAGAACAGTATGTGACCAAAATAATCCGTATCGAAGAAGATACCGCTCACTTTGATGATCGGATCCGTTTTCCGGTTCGTCCGATGGTTGGCGTCATCGGCACTGCCCCTGCCGAAGAAGCTGTGCCGACGCTCTATCCCGGCTCCCATGGCGGCAACATGGATCATCAAGATGTGAAAATTGGATCGCGTGTTTACCTGCCCGTATTTGTGGAAGGAGCGTTGTTTGGGCTTGGGGACGTTCACGCTGCCATGGGTGATGGGGAGATCTCTATGCTTGGGATAGAAATCTGTGCGGAAGTTACCGTGGGGATAGAATTGATTAAGGGGGAGTCGATCGCTCGTCCGTGGATCGAAACGGTGGACGCATGGATAACCACAGGAGATGCCCCAAAGTTAGTCGATGCGATCACAATCGCCTGTGAGGAGATGGCGAGTCTCCTCCAGTGCAAACTTGACGTTTCATTCGAGGAAGCGTATCTGCTCATGAGTGCCACCGGCGATGTGCGAATTGGTCAAGTTTGCAATCCGAATAACTTCCCCGCAACAATCCGAGTGGTTTTTCCCAAAATAAACCCGACGATGCCTTCCGCCCTATCTTGA